The proteins below are encoded in one region of Pseudobacteroides sp.:
- a CDS encoding glutamate-5-semialdehyde dehydrogenase gives MQEIAIKAKEASIKLSAVSGELKNKALENIAIKLGERKNEIVEANKEDLQRSEKENLAAPLLKRLKFDESKINDVIEGIKSLIGLPDPVGETLSSTELDEGLELYRVTCPIGVIGIIFESRPDALVQISTLCLKSGNSVLLKGGSEAKETNRILTKIIDEATIEAGMPEGWISQIETRSDVSEMLKMDGYIDLIIPRGSNEFVRHIMNNSRIPVMGHADGICHCYVEEDADTDMAVRIVTDSKTQYVAVCNAAETLLVNEKIARDFLPALKAELDKKDVELRGCEKVRGIVDAKSATMDDWATEYLDYILSVKIVKDLDEAIEHINRYGSGHTDAIITKDKNKAARFMSLVDSGNVFWNCSTRFSDGFRYGFGAEVGISTSKIHARGPVGLDGLIIYKYKLIGNGHIVDDYSKHVRTFKHKKTDKDFPM, from the coding sequence ATGCAGGAGATTGCCATAAAGGCTAAAGAGGCTTCCATTAAGCTTTCTGCTGTTAGTGGAGAATTGAAGAATAAAGCCTTGGAGAACATTGCGATAAAGCTTGGAGAAAGAAAAAATGAGATTGTAGAGGCTAACAAGGAAGATTTGCAAAGGAGCGAAAAAGAAAACCTTGCAGCTCCTTTATTAAAGAGGCTTAAATTCGATGAAAGCAAAATAAATGATGTCATAGAGGGTATAAAAAGTCTTATAGGTCTCCCAGACCCTGTCGGGGAAACACTATCTTCTACTGAGCTTGATGAAGGTTTGGAGCTTTACAGAGTTACATGCCCTATCGGCGTGATAGGAATAATTTTTGAATCAAGACCTGATGCATTGGTTCAGATATCCACACTTTGCTTAAAGAGCGGAAACAGTGTTTTATTAAAGGGTGGCTCAGAGGCGAAGGAAACTAACAGGATTTTGACAAAGATTATAGATGAAGCAACTATTGAGGCCGGCATGCCAGAGGGTTGGATCAGTCAAATTGAAACAAGGTCGGATGTAAGTGAAATGCTGAAAATGGACGGTTATATAGACCTTATTATTCCTAGGGGGTCAAATGAGTTTGTAAGGCATATAATGAATAATTCCAGGATTCCTGTAATGGGGCATGCTGACGGAATATGCCATTGTTATGTTGAGGAAGATGCTGATACAGATATGGCTGTAAGGATCGTTACAGATTCCAAAACTCAGTATGTTGCAGTTTGCAATGCAGCTGAAACACTCCTTGTAAATGAAAAGATTGCAAGGGATTTTCTACCTGCACTTAAGGCAGAACTTGACAAAAAGGATGTTGAGCTTAGGGGATGTGAGAAGGTTCGGGGGATTGTTGATGCTAAGTCTGCAACTATGGATGATTGGGCAACTGAGTACCTTGATTATATTCTGTCCGTTAAGATAGTAAAGGATTTGGACGAAGCGATTGAGCATATAAATCGTTATGGATCGGGACATACCGATGCAATTATTACGAAGGATAAAAATAAGGCAGCTAGGTTTATGAGTCTTGTGGATTCGGGAAATGTATTTTGGAATTGCTCAACAAGGTTTTCTGATGGATTCCGTTATGGTTTTGGTGCAGAGGTAGGTATAAGCACAAGTAAAATTCACGCGAGAGGTCCTGTTGGGTTGGATGGTCTTATAATATACAAATACAAGCTCATTGGAAATGGTCATATAGTAGATGATTACTCAAAACATGTAAGGACATTTAAACATAAAAAAACCGATAAAGATTTTCCTATGTAA
- a CDS encoding 2Fe-2S iron-sulfur cluster binding domain-containing protein, whose amino-acid sequence MKVKFIKKTKIKKEKSILDVALDLNLKIKASCDGRGKCGKCMVRVADGEVSELSKAEKKFLSDEQIEKGYRLACETKIIGDAKIELID is encoded by the coding sequence ATGAAGGTTAAATTCATTAAAAAAACAAAAATAAAAAAAGAAAAATCAATATTGGATGTAGCCTTGGACTTAAATTTAAAGATAAAGGCGAGTTGTGACGGAAGGGGAAAGTGTGGAAAGTGCATGGTCAGGGTAGCAGACGGAGAGGTTTCGGAGTTGTCAAAAGCTGAAAAAAAGTTTTTAAGTGATGAGCAGATTGAGAAGGGATACAGGCTTGCATGTGAAACAAAGATAATTGGGGACGCAAAGATTGAGCTGATAGATTAG
- a CDS encoding S1 domain-containing RNA-binding protein: MLVEVGKIVEGKVSGITSFGAFIQLPEGKTGLVHISEVAEEYVKDIRSHLKENQVVKVKIISVDKNGKISLSIKKAQESNTNHRTVKPVDIDWNRNSTDNLSFEERLAKFMKDSDEKLHDLKKNFESKRGSGGYRRSAQF; encoded by the coding sequence ATGCTGGTTGAAGTTGGCAAGATAGTTGAAGGTAAGGTCTCCGGTATAACCAGTTTTGGGGCTTTTATTCAACTGCCGGAAGGAAAAACAGGTCTGGTGCACATTTCTGAAGTTGCTGAGGAATATGTCAAAGACATAAGGTCACATCTCAAAGAAAATCAAGTTGTTAAAGTGAAGATTATTTCAGTAGACAAAAACGGTAAGATTAGTTTATCTATTAAGAAAGCTCAAGAATCCAATACTAATCACAGAACTGTTAAGCCTGTTGATATTGACTGGAACAGAAATAGCACTGATAACCTGTCATTCGAAGAGCGACTGGCAAAGTTCATGAAGGATAGTGATGAAAAGCTTCATGATTTAAAGAAAAATTTTGAATCCAAAAGGGGCAGTGGTGGGTACAGAAGATCTGCTCAATTTTAA
- a CDS encoding septum formation initiator family protein → MKKKRKSKFWFIVIALILLYSGYISVSLKGLLDSKKEQHADLENKITLQKKQGADLEKQMKNVNSDEYIEKMAREELGMVKKNERVYIDVNR, encoded by the coding sequence ATGAAGAAAAAGAGAAAGAGTAAATTTTGGTTCATCGTTATTGCTTTGATTCTTTTATACTCAGGCTACATAAGTGTTAGCCTTAAAGGGCTTTTAGATTCTAAGAAAGAACAGCATGCAGATTTGGAGAACAAGATTACTCTTCAGAAAAAGCAGGGTGCAGATTTGGAAAAGCAAATGAAAAATGTCAACAGTGATGAGTACATAGAAAAGATGGCAAGGGAAGAGCTTGGAATGGTTAAAAAGAATGAAAGAGTATATATTGATGTGAATAGATAA
- the yabQ gene encoding spore cortex biosynthesis protein YabQ, translating into MSISNQVNIFLWSVFGGMLISFVYDIFRIKRKTIKTNNIITYIEDLLYWSISAAIMFTIVYIGNEGEIRGYIFLGTIIGAVLYILLLSKVVMYVSLRVIEFLKRVLKTLWRILIYPIRVIFRFFSIPCIFIYKIFTRILRNSKRVARINLDKYKISNRIFRNKRKKI; encoded by the coding sequence ATGTCGATAAGCAATCAAGTAAATATCTTTTTATGGTCTGTTTTTGGAGGAATGTTAATATCTTTTGTATATGACATATTCAGAATCAAAAGGAAGACCATTAAGACTAACAACATAATAACATATATTGAGGACCTTCTATACTGGAGCATATCGGCAGCGATTATGTTTACCATTGTATACATTGGAAACGAAGGTGAAATCAGGGGATATATTTTTCTTGGAACCATTATAGGGGCGGTTTTATATATACTTCTATTAAGTAAGGTGGTCATGTATGTATCCTTAAGAGTTATTGAATTTCTCAAAAGGGTACTAAAAACATTATGGCGAATACTTATTTATCCTATAAGAGTTATCTTCAGGTTCTTCTCAATACCATGCATTTTTATATATAAAATTTTTACAAGAATTTTAAGGAACTCAAAAAGGGTAGCAAGGATAAATTTGGATAAGTATAAAATATCAAATAGAATCTTTAGAAACAAAAGAAAAAAAATATAA
- the yabP gene encoding sporulation protein YabP, translating into MIEDKKSIKQQKVQNLILENRERLSISGVLDVESFNDECVIVDTELGVLTVKGEDLHINKLNLDNSELDIEGDICSLEYSDKEGGKSGGFWAKMFK; encoded by the coding sequence ATGATTGAGGACAAAAAAAGTATAAAACAGCAGAAAGTTCAAAATTTAATACTTGAAAACAGGGAGAGGCTTAGCATTTCCGGTGTTTTAGATGTTGAAAGCTTTAACGATGAGTGCGTTATAGTAGATACTGAACTTGGAGTTCTGACAGTAAAAGGCGAAGATTTGCATATTAACAAGCTTAATCTCGATAATTCGGAGCTTGATATCGAAGGTGACATCTGTTCTTTGGAATACAGTGACAAAGAAGGCGGCAAGTCAGGTGGTTTTTGGGCAAAGATGTTTAAATAA
- a CDS encoding RNA-binding S4 domain-containing protein, producing the protein MRIDKYLKVSRLIKRRTLASEACDQGRVKINGKTAKPSNEVKVGDTIEIQFGNSNVKVEVASISETVSKSDAKGMYIEKGD; encoded by the coding sequence TTGCGGATTGACAAGTACCTTAAGGTATCTAGACTTATTAAAAGACGAACATTGGCAAGTGAAGCATGTGATCAGGGAAGAGTAAAGATTAACGGAAAAACAGCAAAGCCTTCAAACGAGGTTAAGGTTGGAGATACGATAGAAATTCAATTCGGTAACAGCAATGTGAAGGTAGAAGTAGCATCCATATCTGAAACAGTCTCCAAAAGTGATGCTAAAGGAATGTACATAGAAAAAGGTGATTGA
- a CDS encoding HU family DNA-binding protein: MVIYSNQNLRRKKMNKSDLITSIAEKSNMSKKDAEKALNAFIESVEEALKNGDKVQLVGFGSFEVRERAERKGRNPQTKEEITIPATKAPVFKVGKALKDEVNK, encoded by the coding sequence ATGGTTATATATAGCAATCAAAACTTAAGGAGGAAAAAGATGAACAAATCAGATTTAATCACTAGCATTGCTGAAAAGAGTAATATGTCAAAGAAAGACGCAGAAAAAGCACTTAACGCATTTATTGAAAGTGTTGAAGAAGCACTTAAAAATGGTGACAAGGTTCAGTTGGTAGGCTTTGGATCTTTTGAAGTTAGAGAAAGAGCTGAAAGAAAGGGAAGAAATCCTCAGACTAAGGAAGAAATAACAATACCAGCAACTAAGGCTCCAGTATTTAAAGTTGGAAAAGCTTTAAAAGACGAAGTAAATAAATAG
- the mazG gene encoding nucleoside triphosphate pyrophosphohydrolase, whose amino-acid sequence MLKDKYEFKDLVDIMELLRSENGCPWDREQSHDSLKKYLIEETYEVLEAIDLKDKDKTTEELGDLLLQIVFHSQIGKEEGTFDIGDVITAVSRKMILRHTHVFGEDKAETADQVVDNWEAIKKKEKGLTNQTSVLKDVPSNLPALMRSYKIQQKAAQVGFDWDKTEDAMRKLDEEILELKDVYKSKNVERITDELGDVLFSVVNLARFLKIQPELALTGTINKFIKRFEFVENEGKKAGKNLEEMTLEEMDKLWDMAKDKSI is encoded by the coding sequence ATGCTTAAGGATAAGTACGAATTTAAAGATCTTGTGGACATTATGGAGCTTTTAAGAAGTGAAAATGGGTGCCCATGGGATAGGGAGCAGTCTCACGATAGCTTAAAAAAATATCTGATAGAAGAGACCTATGAAGTACTAGAAGCAATTGATCTGAAGGATAAGGATAAAACAACAGAGGAATTGGGAGATTTGCTTTTACAAATTGTATTCCATTCCCAGATTGGAAAGGAAGAGGGCACTTTTGATATTGGTGATGTAATAACAGCAGTTTCAAGGAAAATGATTTTAAGACATACTCATGTTTTTGGTGAAGATAAGGCTGAAACTGCAGATCAAGTGGTTGACAACTGGGAAGCTATCAAAAAGAAGGAAAAGGGACTTACCAACCAAACCAGTGTTTTAAAGGATGTGCCCTCTAATCTTCCGGCATTAATGAGGAGCTACAAGATACAGCAGAAGGCAGCTCAGGTAGGATTTGACTGGGACAAGACTGAGGATGCAATGAGAAAGCTGGATGAAGAAATTCTTGAATTAAAAGATGTATATAAGAGTAAAAATGTGGAAAGAATAACTGATGAGCTTGGTGATGTGCTATTTTCCGTTGTTAATCTTGCAAGGTTCTTAAAGATTCAACCTGAATTGGCTTTAACGGGAACTATTAATAAATTTATTAAAAGGTTTGAATTCGTAGAGAATGAGGGCAAAAAAGCCGGTAAAAATCTTGAGGAAATGACATTGGAAGAAATGGATAAGTTGTGGGATATGGCAAAGGATAAAAGTATTTAA